Within the Drosophila melanogaster chromosome 3R genome, the region CTTGGGCATATTGGGCGCCTGCCGTATGTACGATTCCCTTGTCGTAAAGTCGACGCAGCCGGTAATTTCCCAGAATCTCATAAGCCTGATTGATCTCCCGAAATTTCTTGGCTGCGTTCTCACTTCCTTGGTTCCTGTCCGGATGATAAAGCATCGAGAGCTTATAGTAAGCTGCCTTGATCTCGTTCTGCGTGCACTGACGCCTGATTCCCAGTGCGTCGTAGTGGCTCATCTGGTGGCGTTGACTGAGGTAGAGGCCACGCAGCAGAAGCAGAGGTCGCCACAACATTGGGCTGTGCTGGTACATCTTGGATGTGTTCTTTCGCCCGCTTCActtgttttggtttcgttaTATCacatgaaaattaaaaacaaatcgaatcaGCTGTTTGAACTTGAACTTGTTCACCCTCGCCATCGTTGTTATCGATAGATCGATAGTATTCTGAACCAATGGTGCAGGTACAGCAAAAAATTAGCTGAAAGAGGAAAAAGAGCTTgtaattgattaatttataaaagatagattttgaaaatatttacagaATAAATGATTTTCAAAAAAGTTTTTACAGATATatcagaaaaatatttgtaatccCTGGCTTAGTTAAAAATTTAAGACTTTAGTAAAGTTGAAATTCGTCAGCTGTTTGGGCTATGATGAAAAAAGCAAAACGTAAGCTCCACGGTTCCAGTCAGCTGTTTGGCCGATTCGCTGCGAATGGCAACTGTTGCAACTATTTTGGTTTGAGTCTtctcaatttttatttatatatagaacAGGGCAGCAGCCGGTTCAATAGTCTCACGCAGCGTGCTTGATTTTCCCGCTAAACGCCTGCAACTGTATCTGTGTGTATTCGAGAGCGATCGAGAAGTTTCTGGTGGTCGAAATTTAGGCCAGAAGGCACAAAACCGAACTGAATAGTGAGTCATCCGTTAACAATAAAAAGTTGCAGCTACagtttttgtctttttataCAGAAAATTGTGTAACCATGACAAACACCATCAACAGCGAGGAAGTGTCCGACGCAGGAAGCTACAAAGATAAGGGCAACGAGGCGTTCAAGGCCTCCCGCTGGGAGGAGGCAGTGGAGCACTATGGCAAAGCCATTAAGGCGGGCTCTAAGCACAAGGAGCTGGCGGTTTTCTATAAGAATCGTGCTGCCGCTTATCTGAAGCTAGGAAAGTATGAAAATGCGGTAGAGGACTGCACTGAATCTTTGAAAGCGGCTCCGGGGGATCCCAAGGCACTGTTCCGTAGGGCTCAGGCGTACGAAGCTCTGGAGAAGTTCGAAGAGGCCTACAAAGACGCAACCGCTTTGTTTAAAGCGGATCCCGGCAACAAAACCGTACAGCCCATGCTCCAGAGGCTTCATGTCGTCGTGGAAGAGCGCTCTGCCCGTAATGCCAAGACATCCACAAAAGTCAAGCAGATGATGGATCTTACTTTTGATTTGGCCACGCCCATCGATAAGCGTCGCGCGGCAGCCAATAACCTAGTAGTTTTGGCCAAAGAGCAGACTGGCGCTGAACTGCTTTACAAGGACCACTGCATCGCCAAAGTGGCCTCACTAACAAAGGTGGAAAAGGATCAGGACATTTATGTGAATATGGTGCATTTGGTGGCTGCTCTTTGCGAAAATAGCGTCGAGCGTACAAAGGGCGTTTTAACTGAACTCGGAGTACCGTGGTTCATGAGGGTTCTCGACCAAAAACACGAGAACTGTGTGTCCACCGCCCAGTTTTGCCTACAAACAATATTGAACGCATTGTCTGGGCTTAAGAACAAACCCGATTCGAAGCCGGAGAAGGAGCTGTGCACTAGGAACAACCGGGAAATTGACACTCTCCTAACATGCCTAGTTTATAGTATCACGGATCGCACGATTTCTGGAGCAGCTAGGGATGGCGTTATTGAGCTTATAACCAGGAATGTCCACTACACAGCTCTAGAATGGGCCGAACGCCTGGTTGAGATCAGGGGACTGTGCCGTCTGCTGGATGTGTGCTCCGAACTGGAGGATTATAAGTACGAGAGTGCAATGGATATCACAGGCTCATCATCCACAATTGCATCCGTTTGTCTGGCCCGGATATATGAGAACATGTACTACGATGAAGCTAAGGCACGGTTCACGGACCAGATCGACGAATACATTAAGGACAAGCTTTTGGCGCCTGATATGGAATCCAAGGTGCGGGTCACCGTTGCGATTACTGCCCTGCTTAACGGTCCATTGGATGTGGGCAATCAGGTTGTGGCCAGAGAAGGTGAGTTCTGTTATTGGATTTAGAAAATGGTACTTAATTAATGGTGAAATTTGTAACAGGAATACTGCAGATGATTCTAGCAATGGCTACGACCGACGATGAGTTGCAGCAGCGAGTATCATGTGAGTGCCTAATCGCCGCTTCCTCTAAAAAGGACAAGGCCAAGGCTCTTTGTGAGCAGGGAGTAGATATTTTAAAGCGGCTCTACCACTCCAAGAACGATGGTATTAGAGTACGCGCCCTGGTGGGTCTTTGCAAGCTGGGTAGCTACGGCGGTCAGGACGCGGCCATCCGACCATTTGGCGATGGAGCTGCCCTTAAGCTGGCGGAGGCATGCCGTCGGTTTTTGATCAAACCTGGAAAGGATAAGGATATCCGTCGTTGGGCTGCCGATGGTCTGGCTTATTTAACACTGGATGCTGAATGTAAGGAGAAGCTCATTGAGGATAAGGCTTCCATTCACGCTTTAATGGATTTGGCCCGCGGAGGAAATCAGTCCTGTCTCTATGGTGTGGTCACTACTTTTGTGAATCTGTGCAATGCGTATGAGAAGCAGGAGATGTTGCCTGAGATGATAGAACTTGCCAAGTTTGCTAAGCAACACATACCGGAGGAGCACGAGCTGGACGACGTAGATTTCATCAATAAGCGTATTACTGTGCTGGCAAATGAGGGCATAACAACTGCTCTTTGTGCACTGGCGAAAACTGAAAGCCACAATTCACAGGAGCTGATTGCCAGGGTTTTGAATGCGGTTTGTGGACTGAAAGAGTTGCGAGGAAAAGTGGTTCAAGAAGGCGGCGTTAAGGCGCTGCTTCGTATGGCGCTTGAGGGAACTGAGAAAGGAAAACGCCATGCTACCCAGGCGTTGGCTAGGATTGGCATAACCATTAATCCGGAAGTATCTTTCAGTGGCCAGCGATCGCTTGATGTAATCCGTCCTTTGTTGAACCTTTTGCAACAGGACTGCACAGCGCTGGAGAATTTTGAGTCGCTAATGGCACTCACCAATCTAGCCAGCATGAACGAGAGCGTGCGCCAGAGGATTATCAAGGAGCAGGGGGTCTCCAAGATAGAGTATTATCTGATGGAGGACCATCTGTACCTGACTCGTGCAGCTGCCCAGTGTCTGTGTAATCTGGTTATGAGTGAGGATGTCATTAAAATGTTCGAGGGCAATAACGACCGAGTGAAGTTCTTGGCGCTTCTCTgcgaggatgaggacgaggagACCGCAACAGCTTGTGCCGGAGCTCTGGCCATTATTACTTCAGTGTCTGTCAAGTGCTGTGAGAAGATCTTGGCCATCGCCAGCTGGCTGGACATTCTGCACACTCTGATCGCCAATCCCAGTCCGGCGGTCCAGCATCGAGGCATTGTGATTATTCTAAACATGATCAATGCTGGAGAGGAGATCGCCAAAAAGCTGTTTGAAACGGACATTATGGAACTGCTGAGCGGTTTGGGGCAGCTGCCCGATGACACGCGTGCCAAGGCCCGAGAGGTGGCCACCCAGTGCCTGGCGGCGGCGGAGCGTTATAGGATCATCGAGCGGTCCGACAACGCGGAAATCCCCGATGTGTTTGCCGAAAATTCGAAAATATCTGAGATTATCGATGATTAAGCGAAATTCGTTTGTagtgccttttgtttttcctccaTTTCATCTTCTTTACTTTACTCACAGTGTCATCGcgaaatttaacttatttttcaaaatatcaaATGTACTTAactgttttataaatattgttcgaatttatttcgtttttaaagGTAGTTTGTTTTATTCCTTAGTgggtaatataatatattatttagttatttcatgaatacgcgattttttaatttaactaaTTTAATACAGACCAAGCCTAATCCAAGCCTAATTGCTGCGGCCTAATGTGATTTGGATTGTAATATGGATGGCCACTAGGATGGCCTAGTGTTTTCCCACCGACTCCATTTTCCCCGGTGCACTGCCTCGGTACGTTTTCTATTCATTGCCACACATTAGTCGCCAGCTCGAGGTAGCTGACTTCCTCTAATGCAGAAGATGCTTCTGATGCGGCAGTGTTGCAGTGTCAGGTAGCCGGGAATTCCGAGCCGAGCATCTCTTCCAGCTGATTGCTCAATCTCAATGAAGTgtgattaaataaataatagttgCTTTAATTTAGTTTGGCTCAGCGCAGTGGGAAATGGCCGAGGGTTTCGGTTGCTATGATTCGGTTGCCATGACTTAACGGCATTTATTCCGAAATCCATCCCGCTTTTTGTCTTTGGCCATTTGGCATTCCTTTTCCCGCGattatttcgcattttccTCTTCTCCTTAAACCATATACTGTGCTCAATTTGACCAATATAAATAACGTGGTTAGAAGGTAAAGTAATGAGGAAGATGAATTCTTCAGGACCCTTATATGCTAAAGGGATATAAgctgaaataaaatatgttgaTGTAAGACCCCAGAAGGAAACAAACTAATGCTTggcaatatatttaaaaaattggtgtataaaaacaattaagttAGGggaataaacattttaaaaaatggtaaaaaaagacattttaaaaaatgtaaaaaggATATTTCCGTGGAAATATAttagcaaattgaaattcatttcTATAGCGTTGTTTAATATTGAAAATCGAGTTTTTCGGCTACTTCATAATAAATGTACACTCTTCTTCCATTTGAGAAATCgataataaagaaaataatccCAGACTTAATCCCCAAGAAGCAGAAACTTTCGGTTTCGGttgtatttactttttcgGCATTGGTCAAAATGAGACATTTTGTCCTAATTACACAGACGACAGACACAGACCGTGTGGCAAAGAGTTTGCTAAGACTGTGGATCGGAAGCACTGGCTTAGAGCTTCATCGGCTTGATTGGCGACGTACATATGTGCATCTTCACTTTCCATTTAATCTCGGTTTGGTGGCGCGGTGCGGTTCAGTGTGGTGCAACACAGTTGGTGCCGCCCAATTTGTCCCGTGGAAATCGAAAGCCGATTTTCATgtcaatatttttgtttaataaactGGCCGACTCGAGTCGTCTGCGCATgcggaaaatatgcaaattaccCCCCCCCAGGCGATGCGGCGCAACAAAtgtgcactgggagaaaaataataaacttttCAGTTAACTAATGCTGGATTTGAAATTGTCTCGTTTCAAAATAGAAAACTAACTAATACCCAGTAGATTCCTtgctttatattaatttagcATATATAAAAATGGAACTAATTCTGTTTTCTTAGTGTATTGATGCTGGTGCAGGGGCACAAAAACACAGATTCAGATACACCGCCAGCGACGTTGCGTTGACCGATTGAACGAAAGTGCAGGCAGCAAAAGATACGGGATGAAAGATGAAAGTTGACCGCAAGTAGAAAGACGATGCTGAAAGTGCAAGTGGCTAGGCGGATCGATCGAATCGATGTAAGACGGTTACGGTTATGGAGACATCAGATTGGTGCAGGTGTCAACTCAGGTTGCACGAGTGGTTTCCCTTTTGGAAGATTCCTCTTCCCAACTGGCAGAACTTTGAGTTGAAagatgagtgtgtgtgtgaattgAATGTGAATATTGTGACAATGTAAAGTGTGAAGTGTTCCCCTGCCAGACATTTCtcaatggtttttttttttcatttcgccaGAACTTGTGGACAATTTGCCAGAGCACCGCCAAACAAAACTCGTACAGCGATTTTTCTTCGCATTGGCCATGGTAATTAAT harbors:
- the unc-45 gene encoding uncoordinated 45, isoform B; translation: MTNTINSEEVSDAGSYKDKGNEAFKASRWEEAVEHYGKAIKAGSKHKELAVFYKNRAAAYLKLGKYENAVEDCTESLKAAPGDPKALFRRAQAYEALEKFEEAYKDATALFKADPGNKTVQPMLQRLHVVVEERSARNAKTSTKVKQMMDLTFDLATPIDKRRAAANNLVVLAKEQTGAELLYKDHCIAKVASLTKVEKDQDIYVNMVHLVAALCENSVERTKGVLTELGVPWFMRVLDQKHENCVSTAQFCLQTILNALSGLKNKPDSKPEKELCTRNNREIDTLLTCLVYSITDRTISGAARDGVIELITRNVHYTALEWAERLVEIRGLCRLLDVCSELEDYKYESAMDITGSSSTIASVCLARIYENMYYDEAKARFTDQIDEYIKDKLLAPDMESKVRVTVAITALLNGPLDVGNQVVAREGILQMILAMATTDDELQQRVSCECLIAASSKKDKAKALCEQGVDILKRLYHSKNDGIRVRALVGLCKLGSYGGQDAAIRPFGDGAALKLAEACRRFLIKPGKDKDIRRWAADGLAYLTLDAECKEKLIEDKASIHALMDLARGGNQSCLYGVVTTFVNLCNAYEKQEMLPEMIELAKFAKQHIPEEHELDDVDFINKRITVLANEGITTALCALAKTESHNSQELIARVLNAVCGLKELRGKVVQEGGVKALLRMALEGTEKGKRHATQALARIGITINPEVSFSGQRSLDVIRPLLNLLQQDCTALENFESLMALTNLASMNESVRQRIIKEQGVSKIEYYLMEDHLYLTRAAAQCLCNLVMSEDVIKMFEGNNDRVKFLALLCEDEDEETATACAGALAIITSVSVKCCEKILAIASWLDILHTLIANPSPAVQHRGIVIILNMINAGEEIAKKLFETDIMELLSGLGQLPDDTRAKAREVATQCLAAAERYRIIERSDNAEIPDVFAENSKISEIIDD